From a region of the Anoplopoma fimbria isolate UVic2021 breed Golden Eagle Sablefish chromosome 16, Afim_UVic_2022, whole genome shotgun sequence genome:
- the cfap65 gene encoding cilia- and flagella-associated protein 65: MLGNPQGPEPLASGAAWRPSSPGKDSKYPGIHQRQRGGKYQRQTSSQTSGLVGLELKPELVWETWDLGREFTKTIVLKSTHSKLQKLHVRPPVSKFFTTVIPQVIVLSPGTSLSMPVCFRPLKRCEYEDSIEFQGKDGSFQVCLRAIIPCHALEVPDSVLLPLCAVQNSSNTVFMLKNVSKLKTCFQWMCTAPFQLSPEQGLLRPGYGCHITVSFRPQEALVYQQQAYCRFGEEGDKAESCCSVLLQGLAKYPCIQLRNPSTKDGKEKCGPELHYGSVAIGQSLQKHFDIFNPSPVTASFSISQLSSGVHLLESEFSCSVTRGEVAPGGSLRALVTYTPAVVDSVSVEYLSVKCRGALNETLLKLIGNCVGPTVTLSSSVLDFGCVEEGGAVVQTVELVNYTPVEAFYQWDLDCTGNSVFSIQPASGTVCPHSVTTLKAVYRPTQPIAHHRRVSCIILHRDPIFLDLIGTCHSELQKPVILKPEHLVLYNLHWYRKQNPPDTLTAMQQDNKEPLDQPGELCPVEEQSHQRPDKRTPMEEYYQSCLGCMDPLSCSPLSSPHVSVVPRELLFNHKISSSLSTSSTHSQPVSITNHTRGKLSLVWTAAQDSPFTVSPASCDLAPLKSTSFRVTYDPKQLNTLHGAQLECFAYYKDNHHIEGQLLCPPWCVTVRVIGHSFQPGKENFIPCCSLKPPQVVFPAFSVLSYRTVLLQNSGDLPLTFCLDHSSNPALAESVSVVPNCGLIQPGKHQILTLRTTPTEDSPKEGYSLHLQLNAAKHTKELNVVSVVEKLRVSLEGDNSLYFQPTAVGSRTQRSHHIRSLSRLPLRFQWSIPEPDQDLISVEPDAGELHPNESSVQKWSFSPLEEKTYTLKPTLTFWPIQTPGSNKSHLTLTVVGSGSKGFIEAEKAVLDVGEILVGSCRAIQVPLVNNSPCPVSFCLSVQQILLDEVLNYDPGTEPNALELDCERGTIVSHSKLLLRSTVRPHRRAQYLWTISYQMLNASGFASSPPEAVCEVRAKGVFPTLQVIDVCSGGSVGRLSKVHLWKLFSLDSLNELMLSNPSPAELTYRTPTRHSLSSCPSVFTKAMLDFNFSATPINSEPSIFVLMFHNPGSIPVNWAFLFPADQQIELEYWAETGEFSATELYQMKVQDNHLFSISPRSGTLLPGQQRAVHFTYSHDFAGPDRFPVVLKLSYGREILLNFQGMTLERDRPYLHFASKQHVFTSVTIGDCTPPRQVYELHNCGAVPVRYEVDTAVLSQLKVDNFNHPVLVCLNPEGEVLPGKTGMVEWIFSPLEAKMYQMDVPIHVQFGDSTLVRFEGCGFDSLPLDFTNPFNCSHTKPSEPCVKRVPFPGQVVFLSEDSVSLGNIPVCSRSSRILFLTNVSHTDSVNYIWDKQSYQQVVQIHPERGRLSPGESSLCVLTFTSTDYPTCYQLDVICKVIQEAAITRYRDALQLREKEKERRRDEFTITDKNLTESQGVLIDKEAVAAPVRKGPPLRKYKTLPPICSSGSCETVGTICTKITRAERRAQRETAKALRRPEPPQPALLHLGVTAHSHGLPEYLPHLFDQSNEHYRCFQSVKPQRPEGTSLRTSFPAGLPSTTHGPEREITMHVLTSLLSGILDDPVFTQSLTTLPSKPIPYQIQETSSSHCSSSPSPSSLPPPDCTTSSHLTPKPQNLSSGTTEQKEQHNTVDKEGTAGYSSNKPQTQNTPHTQHVPADMNEDVLLNTLQNLMMEAVRGELVLTAHPRTVILPPVFTRTRKMSKAMAEEEREILRNKKDTAGTHHLPNVPKVPTA; this comes from the exons ATGTTGGGTAATCCTCAGGGCCCTGAACCTCTGGCTTCAGGAGCAGCATGGAGGCCCTCCAGCCCTGGGAAGGAcagcaaa TATCCAGGGATTCACCAGAGGCAGCGGGGTGGAAAGTACCAGCGACAAACGTCCAGCCAGACAAGCGGTCTCGTAGGGTTGGAATTGAAGCCAGAGCTGGTCTGGGAGACCTGGGACCTGGGAAGAGAGTTCACCAAGACAATAGTGTTGAAAAGTACTCATAGCAAGCTGCAGAAGCTACATGTCAg GCCTCCAGTGTCCAAGTTTTTCACCACCGTCATTCCTCAAGTAATAGTTCTCAGCCCAGGGACGTCTTTATCCATGCCAGTCTGCTTTCGACCACTCAAGAGG TGTGAGTATGAAGACAGCATTGAGTTTCAAGGTAAAGATGGCAGCTTCCAGGTATGTCTCCGGGCCATCATTCCCTGCCATGCCCTGGAGGTGCCTGACTCCGTGCTGCTGCCACTCTGTGCTGTTCAAAACTCCTCCAATACTGTTTTCATGCTCAAAAATGTCAg TAAACTCAAGACATGCTTCCAGTGGATGTGCACAGCACCGTTCCAGCTAAGCCCCGAGCAAGGCCTGTTGAGGCCCGGTTACGGGTGTCACATCACTGTGTCCTTCCGACCACAAGAGGCACTGGTGTACCAGCAACAGGCCTACTGCAGGTTTGGAGAAGAGGGGGACAAggcagagagctgctgcagtGTGCTGCTGCAGGGACTAG CCAAATACCCATGTATTCAGCTTAGAAATCCAAGTACCAAGgatggaaaagaaaagtgtgGTCCAGAGCTTCACTACGGCTCTGTGGCTATCGGACAAAGTTTGCAGAAACACTTTGACATCTTCAACCCCTCCCCT GTAACTGCgtcattttctatttcacaaCTGTCCAGTGGGGTCCACTTGTTGGAGTCAGAGTTCAGCTGTAGTGTGACCAGGGGTGAGGTGGCACCTGGAGGATCACTACGGGCTTTAGTCACCTACACTCCAGCTGTGGTGGATAGTGTCTCTGTGGAGTACttatctgtaaaatgtagagGAGCATTGAATGAAACTCTGCTCAAGCTCATTGGAAACTGTGTAG GTCCCACAGTGACCTTGTCCTCCTCTGTGCTGGACTTTGGCTGTGTTGAGGAAGGAGGAGCAGTCGTACAGACAGTGGAGCTGGTTAATTATACGCCTGTTGAGGCTTTCTACCAATGGGACCTTGACTGTACTGGGAACAGTGTGTTCAGCATCCAGCCAGCAAGTGGCACTGTATGCCCGCACAGCGTTACCACACTCAAGGCTGTCTATAGGCCCACGCAGCCTATTGCACATCACAGGAGAGTGTCATGTATCATACTGCACAGG GACCCCATATTCCTTGACCTGATTGGTACCTGTCACTCAGAGCTCCAGAAACCAGTGATACTGAAACCTGAGCACTTGGTTCTTTACAATCTCCACTGGTACCGCAAACAGAACCCGCCTGACACTCTCACAGCCATGCAGCAAGATAATAAAGAACCCTTGGACCAACCGGGAGAGCTCTGCCCGGTGGAGGAG CAGTCACACCAGAGACCAGACAAGAGAACTCCCATGGAGGAATATTATCAGTCCTGCTTGGGTTGCATGGACCCCCTCTCTTGCAGTCCTTTATCCTCCCCACATGTATCTGTGGTGCCCCGTGAGCTATTGTTCAACCACAAAATATCCTCCTCTTTGTCGACTTCATCCACTCACTCTCAGCCTGTCTCCATCACCAACCACACCAGGGGGAAACTCAG CCTGGTGTGGACTGCTGCCCAAGACTCTCCGTTCACTGTCTCTCCCGCTTCATGTGACCTGGCTCCTCTAAAATCCACTTCATTCAGAGTGACCTATGACCCCAAGCAGCTCAATACTCTGCACGGAGCGCAACTTGAGTGCTTTGCATACTATAAG GACAATCATCACATAGAGGGGCAACTGCTGTGTCCACCCTGGTGTGTGACTGTCAGAGTCATAGGCCATTCCTTCCAGCCAGGCAAAGAGAATTTCATCCCGTGCTGCTCCTTGAAGCCTCCTCAAGTG GTGTTTCCAGCCTTTAGTGTTCTTTCCTATCGGACAGTGCTCCTCCAGAATTCTGGAGACCTGCCCCTCACTTTCTGTCTGGACCACAGCTCAAACCCTGCATTAGCAGAATCCGTGTCTGTGGTGCCGAACTGTGGTCTGATCCAGCCTGGGAAACACCAAATTCTCACCCTGAGAACAACGCCCACAGAAGACAGTCCCAAAGAGGGATACAGTTTACACCTTCAGCTCAATGCAGCTAAACACACAAAG GAACTGAACGTTGTCAGTGTGGTGGAAAAGCTGCGTGTGTCTCTGGAAGGAGACAACAGTTTGTATTTCCAGCCAACAGCTGTGGGCTCCCGGACGCAGCGCTCCCACCACATCAGGAGCCTCAGCCGCCTGCCTCTACG ATTCCAATGGAGCATTCCAGAGCCAGACCAGGACCTTATCTCTGTTGAACCAGATGCTGGTGAACTGCATCCCAATGAGAGCTCA GTCCAGAAATGGTCCTTCAGTCcactggaagaaaaaacatacacactcaaACCTACTCTCACCTTCTGGCCGATCCAGACTCCTGGATCTAACAAGTCACACCTCACCCTTACAGTGGTGGGGTCAGGCTCTAAAGGATTCATAGAG GCAGAGAAAGCAGTTCTGGATGTGGGAGAGATTCTGGTTGGAAGCTGTCGGGCAATTCAGGTCCCTCTGGTGAACAACAGCCCCTGTCCTgtctccttttgtctctctgtacAGCAGATACTTCTGGATGAGGTTCTTAATTATGACCCCGGGACTGAGCCAAATG CCCTAGAGCTGGACTGTGAGAGGGGAACCATCGTCTCACACTCCAAATTGCTGCTCCGATCCACTGTCAGACCACACCGACGAGCCCAGTACCTGTGGACCATCAGCTACCAGATGCTCAACGCCAGTg GATTTGCGTCATCCCCTCCCGAGGCAGTGTGTGAAGTGCGGGCTAAAGGTGTGTTTCCCACCCTGCAGGTGATTGATGTGTGCAGTGGTGGCAGTGTGGGCAGACTCAGCAAGGTGCACCTATGGAAACTCTTCTCACTGGACAGCCTCAATGAGCTCATGCTGTCCAACCCGTCCCCTGCAGAACTCACTTACAGAACCCCTACCAGGCACAG TCTGAGCAGTTGTCCTTCAGTCTTCACCAAAGCCATGTTGGATTTCAACTTCAGTGCCACTCCCATTAATTCAGAGCCCTCAatttttgtgttgatgtttcACAACCCGGGCTCCATCCCTGTAAACTG GGCTTTCTTGTTTCCAGCGGACCAACAGATAGAGTTGGAGTACTGGGCAGAGACTGGGGAGTTTAGCGCCACTGAACTGTACCAGATGAAG GTTCAAGACAACCATCTGTTCAGCATATCTCCCCGTTCTGGCACTCTGCTCCCtggccagcagagggcagtaCACTTCACCTACAG CCATGACTTCGCTGGGCCAGATCGGTTTCCTGTCGTGCTCAAACTTTCTTATGGTAGAGAGATCTTG CTGAACTTTCAGGGGATGACGTTGGAGAGAGACAGGCCCTATCTCCACTTTGCCTCCAAACAACATGTGTTCACCTCTGTCACTATTGGGGACTGTACTCCGCCGAGGCAG gtGTATGAACTACACAATTGTGGTGCAGTGCCAGTCCGTTATGAGGTGGACACGGCTGTGTTGTCACAGCTAAAGGTGGACAACTTTAACCACCCAGTGCTCGTCTGCCTCAATCCAGAGGGAGAGGTCCTACCTGGGAAGACGGGCATGGTGGAATGGATCTTCTCTCCATTGGAGGCTAAGATGTACCAA ATGGATGTTCCTATCCATGTCCAGTTTGGAGACTCCACGCTGGTGAGGTTTGAAGGATGTGGGTTTGATTCTCTTCCACTGGACTTCACAAACCCATTTAACTGCAGCCATACTAAGCCATCTGAACCATGTGTCAAGAGAGTGCCCTTCCCGGGACAG gtggtATTTCTGTCAGAGGACAGTGTCTCTCTTGGCAACATCCCTGTCTGCTCACGATCTTCAAGAATCCTCTTCCTAACCAATGTATCCCACACAGACTCTGTCAACTATATATGGGACAAGCAGAGCTATCAGCAG GTGGTGCAGATCCATCCAGAACGAGGACGTCTTAGTCCAGGAGAGAGTTCCCTTTGTGTCCTTACCTTCACTTCTACTGACTACCCCACTTGTTATCAGCTCGATGTCATCTGCAAG GTTATCCAGGAAGCTGCAATAACTCGGTATCGTGATGCGTTGCAGCTtcgggagaaagagaaagagagacggcGAGATGAATTCACTATCACGGATAAAAATCTTACAGAAAGCCAAGGAGTTCTGATAGATAAG GAAGCTGTAGCAGCTCCAGTAAGAAAAGGGCCACCACTCAGGAAATACAAG ACTCTTCCTCCCATCTGTAGCAGTGGTAGCTGTGAAACAGTGGGCACGATATGTACCAAGATAACGCGAGCTGAGCGGCGGGCCCAGCGAGAAACAGCAAAAGCACTGAGGCGCCCTGAACCCCCCCAACCTGCTCTGCTGCATCTCGGGGTTACAGCACACTCTCACGGGCTTCCGGAGTACCTTCCACACCTCTTTGACCAGTCCAATGAGCACTATAG ATGCTTCCAGTCGGTCAAGCCCCAGCGACCTGAAGGCACTTCTTTAAGGACTTCCTTTCCTGCTGGGCTGCCCTCAACGACACATGGCCCTGAGAGAGAGATCACCATGCATGTGCTCACCTCTCTGCTCAG TGGCATACTAGATGATCCAGTCTTCACCCAGTCTCTGACTACTTTGCCATCTAAGCCCATCCCCTACCAGATTCAAGAAACTAGTtcctcccactgctcctcatctccatctccatcctccctccctcctcctgacTGCACCACATCTTCTCACCTTACACCCAAACCTCAGAATCTGTCGAGTGGGACAACGGAACAGAAAGAACAGCACAACACAGTGGACAAAGAGGGAACTGCAGGATATTCGAGTAACAAGccccaaacacaaaacacaccacacacacagcatgttcCTGCTGACATGAATGAAGATGTTTTGCTGAACACCCTCCAGAACCTGATGATGGAAGCTGTCAGAGGAGAGCTGGTCCTCACAGCACACCCCCGCACTGTTATCTTGCCACCTGTTTTTACCAG AACCAGGAAGATGTCCAAAGCCATGGCcgaagaggagagggaaatcTTGAGGAACAAAAAGGACACAGCAGGGACTCACCATTTACCAAACGTCCCAAAAGTCCCAACTGCTTAA